The genomic stretch GCCATTTTATAGGCATTTTCTGCTAATTTCTTTGCAAAAGCAGGCGACTGAATCACTTCTGTAATGGCTGCAGCCAATTCTTTGCTGTCATCCGGTTCCACTAACTGGCCGGACACACCGTTTTGAACAATTCCCTTTAGCCCGCCGGTATTAGTCACAATCAAGGGGGATTTTGCGGCCATCGCCTCAAGCGCCACAATCCCAAACGGCTCATATAAACTCGGAAAAACCGAAACTGAAGCCATTTGAAAGAGTCGATTTTTTTCTTCTTCGGAAATGAACCCAGGAAACTGAACAAAATCCTCCAGGCCGCGGTTTGCGCCCATCTGTCTGTAATGCGCTAATAAAGGTCCCTTTCCTGCAAGGATAAAACAAATGGTAGAGCGTTCATCTGCCATTTTTTCTGCAGCTTCTATCACTGTCTGGAATCCTTTTTCTCCCACCATCCTGCCAATGGAAAAGACTAGTTTCCTTCCATTGATCCATGATTCTAAACCGCAGGTGCCTTGAGGGACAGTCTTTAAAGAAGAAATCTTGATGCCATTTGGAATCATATGCGACTCAAGAAGGTCGAATTGTTCCCTTACTTCTGCTTTCATATAGTCGCTGCAGACAATCACTTCATCAGAGAGGTGAATCAATTCTTTCTCTTTTTCATGTATAAATGACTGGATTTCATTATAGATGCCGTTATTTCTTCCATTTTCTGTGGAATGAATGGTGGTGACAAGTGGAAGGCGAAAATGTTTTTTTAAATATCCGGCTGCAGAAGAAACGAGCCAGTCATGGGCATGGATAACCTGCACGGATTCTTCTTTGATAATCTTACAAGCTGTTTGTATCATTTCAATATTCAAGCCAGCCACCCAATCTATGAATTCCGGTTCATTTTCATGGATTGGACAAACCCGGTAAATATGAAGACCATCAATATTTTCAAATTCAGGGAGGCCGCGTGATCCTGCTGTCAATATGATAACTTTTATTCCTTTATTACTCATGCCCGCTGCGAGCTCGGCAACATGCTTGGATAGGCCGCCTACAATATTCGGCGGATATTCCCAAGACAGCAGAAGAGCCGTAAAAGAGTCAGGCTGCCCGTCTACCTGTTTTGAATCATGCCATGCTGCCTCTTTCTCAGAGCGATGAATCTTCATCAAATCCAGCAATTCTTCATCTGACAGAATGGCAGTGCCGCTCTCCATGCCCAGATAAGTAAATCCAGGGACCCCTATTGGCCATTCTGTCTCTTTCAGCATCATTTCAGAAAATGGACCGGTATAATCTAGCTGAAATAGCTCTGTATGTTCATTAGATATTTTCTGATTTTCTTTAATCCCAATGATTTTCAATCCTTGAGGAGTTTGGATAATAGATGGCTGAGAATCCCTTTTCGGCTCTGCCATTTGAATCCCCATTTTTCCTGCGAAAACATATTGTATATCATTTTCTATTAATTGTTGTTCGATGCCTGGCATAAATGCACATTTCGGCAGCCAAAACCCATTCGGTTCATAATGAAAAAATTCTTTCCAAAGAGACTTTGATTGGCGAATTTGTTCTTGAATGGAGATCCTGGACTTATAATGTGTAAACGGGATTTTCTTAATAGCCGTCGGCACGCCGATTGCTTTACCGCTATCTATAAAACTCTTAATGGCTTCAACTATATTCCTCTTGTGATGAATCCACTGTGAATAAATCTCTCCCATTTCATGTTTGGAACAATGGCTTGTCTCTTTGAATGATCTCAACATCCATTCTTCCGCATTCTTTCGGAAATCTTCCTCTTCAAACAGCTGTAAGTCTTTAGGATTGATCACCAAAAATATCGATTGCATTTCACTTTTTTCAATCTCCTGCAGGGTCATTAAATAGGAAGCTGCCAATGAGCCTGCGTACTCTCTCTTATCAGAGATATTTATTGAAAGAAAATTGTCATCTGTCTGTTTAAAAAAGATGATACTCACTTCTGATTCAGCTTTCATTGCTGCCACCCCCATTTCTCCCGCTTTGATTCATTTGGCCGCTGTAATAAGAATAGGTGCTTACATTTGAACCCCATGCCGGTTCGGCTGTTAACCTGTTTCTTTCCGTACCTGCATCATTTGAAAGAACGGAGATGGATTCAGACTTGAGAAGAGGGAGGAAGCGGCTGATGCTTTCAATTAAAAGACCCAGCTCGATATAGCACGTATTTCCAGGGGTTAGCTCACTCAGAAACCAATGGTCTGCGTTTGGAGGAATCATGATTTCTTGAATGGATTCTGAGTTTACTCCATCGTAATAAACACGCATGACAAGAGCTGTTCCAACTTTTTCCCGCCCATAATAGTCAATCACTGCACCAGTTACTCTCTCATCAAAATGCCAATAGCAGAGTACCCTTGTCCCGGAAGAATAAAGGACATGCAGATAATTTCCGGGAGATGCAGGGATCCTGCTCATACTCCTCACCTTTCCGATCCTCATTTTCCTTGCCGAATCGTTCTCCTCTTTTTGAGATTCAGAAGCTTTTTGATACTTCACCCAGCTATACTGGACTTTCCCCACTGTCATATTCAATTCTTTTGCTATTTTCCGAAAGGAGAGTCCCTGTTCTCTTAATTGTTTAATCTCAGCTATCATTTCATCACCCTACTTGTCAGAACATTTTAAATTATTTTGTCTTTTAATCGTACCACCATCGTCAAAAGGCTACAATGAACGCAAATTGTCGTAAAATGTTCGATATGGATACACCGCTGAATAATAAAGAGAAAAAAATTTCTTTGTACCCTTCCCCCCCTCTAATCGACATTTCTCACTTCTTTTCCAAAGAGTTAAATCGACAAAAACATCTTCTATTCTCTTCCTGTACAGGAAATATAGAGATTTTTGCCGAGCTATGCTATAAATAAAAGAGGAAATATTTACAGAGGGGACTTCAAATGGAAAATATTTTAATAGGGCTGTTTATCATTGCAGGTCTCTTGTTTATCCTTTCTTTTTTTCAAAAGGACAAAGTGAAAATGGTAGAAAAAGAGGTAGAGGAACTTTCTTTGAACTTTTATCAGGAAACGTATCAGTTAAAGAATCGAATGAAAGTACTTGAAGAAGAGATTTTAGTAGAGGGAAACGCCATAGAGTTCAAACCTGTTAGACAGCGGCCAGGAAAAAACAGCACCAAAGTTAATGAAATCCTTAAAAATCAAGTTCTTGCCCTCCATAAACAAGGTCTGGATATAGAACAAATCTCAAAACAATCCTCACTTTCACTGGCGGAAATCAAGGAAATCATCAAATAAAAGCCAATTCATGGCCAATCGTTAGGAGTTTAATAAGGAATGGACAAGAGGACAACGCGCTCCTTTGCAGCAGGCATCATTTTTGCCATTCTTGCGATCTTTATTATAATGAAATTTTTCCCTTCTGCTATAGCGACAGAAGGAAAGATATCATTGAAAGAAAGTGATTCGTGGGTGAAAAAAGACACCTATGACACACTGCTGAAGGAGAATTCTGAATTAAAGACAGAACTTAAAGCATTAAAGAACGGCAGCAAAGAGAGTAAGAAAGACGCTGCAAAAGTCATTACGAAATATCGGCTGGTCATTCACAGCGGCATGACCACATCAGACATCAGTTCTGAAATCGAGAAGGCCGGAATCGTCAAAAATGGGGATGAATTGAATGACTACCTGATCGTCCATAAATATGGACAGATCCTGCAAATCGGGGAATACGACCTCACAAGTGACATGGATTTTGAACAGATCGCTAAGATCATTACGAAAACATAAGAAAAGAACGCCATATGAAATGGCGTTCTTTTTCTTATTGTCCAGCGTCTAGAGCTTGGGAGGTGCTTCCGCTTTTCTATTGTCCAGCTCTGCCGGCTAAAGGCTATGAGACTTCGCTCAGCACACTTACGATAAGTCATCATCGATTCGCTAAAGCTCATCGTGATTCCTTTATCTCGTGGTGCTACGCTCCAGTCTCTACGCCTTTAAGCAAGCTGGCTCCACTTTTCTTTATGCATTTAAGTCAAATCGTTTTCCAGTAACGAGGAAAATGACATTTTCAGATATATTCGTCGCATGGTCTGCTACTCGTTCAATGTAGCGGCACGTAAATGCGAGCTGAGTGATTTGATTGATGGCAGTTGGATGTTCAGGGATGTATCCCATCAATTCCTGGATGAGTTCACCATACATTGCATCAACTGCATCATCTTTTTCTGCTGTATCCCTTGCGAGGGTGACATCCTCAGAATAGAATGAAGCAAGTGAAGCAGACAGCATATCTAACGCCATTTCTGCCATTTTTGGAATGTCTACGATTTTTTTAATATGCTTTTCTGTCCCGATATGAAGAGTAGATTTGGCGATATTTACAGCCATATCCCCTATTCTCTCTACCTCGGATGAAACTTTGATAGCCACAATGATCTTTCTTAAATCCGAAGCAACAGGCGATTCTTTAGCAATAAGTGCCATTGCTTTAGCATTAACTTCATCATCCATTCGGTCGACGATATTATCCCCTGCTATAATATCTTTGGCTTTTTCAAGGTTTTGAGCCTTCAATGCTTCAATTGAGTCCCGCAAAGCCTTTTGTGAAATATCGGCCATTTCTAAAAGAAGTTCTTTTAGCTGCTTGAGGTTTTGATCGAAATTTGTCCGTACGTTCATTTTCCATCCCATCCTTTATCCGAATCTGCCAGTCACATAATCCTCTGTTCTTTTATCCTCAGGGTTAGAGAAGATTTTCTCTGTATTGTCCATTTCAACGAGTTCTCCCATAAGGAAAAATGCCGTTTTATCTGATACGCGTGACGCCTGCTGCATATTATGAGTGACCATCACAATCGTATATTTCTCTTTCAGTTCAAGTACAAGCTCCTCGATTTTCATTGTAGAAATTGGATCCAATGCTGAAGTCGGTTCATCCATTAGCAAAACTTCAGGTTTCGTTGCAAGAGCACGGGCAATGCATAGCCGCTGCTGCTGACCACCGGATAAACCGAGAGCAGGAGCATTCAGGCGGTCCTTCACTTCATCCCAAAGTGCAACATCTTTCAATGACTTTTCTACAATTTCATCCAAGACGCCTTTTTTCTTTGTTCCATGGATCTTTGGTCCATAGGTTACATTATCGTAAATCGACTGGGGAAATGGATTTCCTTTTTGGAATACCATTCCGACATTTTTCCTTAATTCTACCAGATCGACCTTATTGGATAAAATATTTTTACCATCAAATAGGATTTCACCGGACATTTTCACATTGGGAACCATTTGTATCATTAAATTTAATGTTTTAATGAAAGTCGATTTCCCACAGCCTGATGGTCCGATGATTGCCGTCACTTCGTTTTCATTGACATCAAATTGTATATTTTTCAACGCCTGGTTGTTTCCATACCATAGGTTTAAATCATTTACATTAAATACCTGTCTTTGCGAGATAGCTGAAATCATTCTTATTCCCCCTTAACCAAATCGACCGGAAATGTATTCTTCTGTTCTTTTTACCGATGGATTTGTGAATATGGTTTCTGTATCGTCATATTCAATCAGGTCTCCATTATAGAAAAATGCAGTCTTATCGGATATACGGGAAGCCTGGCCCATGTTATGCGTTACAATGACGATTGAATAATCTTTCTTCAAATCCTGGATGAGCTCCTCCACTTTTGCATTCGAAATCGGATCGAGTGCAGAAGATGGTTCATCCAAGAGCATGACGGATGGTTTCATGGCTATCGTCCTTGCAATACACAGCCTTTGCTGCTGGCCTCCTGAGAGGGATAAGGCAGACGTGTGCAACCGATCTTTGACTTCATCCCACAGAGCTGCTTTTGTCAAACTTTCCTCGACCGCATTATCAAGGAGGCTTTTCTTGCGGATTCCGTAAAATTTCAAAGCATGCGTGATATTTTCGTAAATCGACTTTGGAAACGGATTCGGCTTCTGGAATACCATCCCGATTTCTTTCCTGAGTGCAACCACATCTATTTTTTCATCTAATAAATTTACATCATCATATAAAATTTTACCTTCGCTGCGGGCAATAGGAATAAGGTCATTCATACGATTAATGCTTCGTAAAAATGTGGACTTCCCACATCCTGAAGGGCCAATCAATGCGGTCACGGCATTTTTTTGAATGTCTAATGAGATAGAATTCACAGCTCTCTTTTCACCATAAAAAATACTTAGATCCTCAACCTTCAAAATGCTTTCTTGCAGACTATTTTTTCGATTATTTACTTCGGATTTTATCTCCGTCATCAGAGTGGACATTTTTATCACACCTGTTCTTATTTATTTGCTGTCATTTTTTTATGAATAATGCTTCCGATCCAACGTGCTGACAAGTTGAAAATCAGTACAGCGATAATCAGTACCGCAGATGCACCTGCCGAAATTTCTTTTGCATCAGGAATCAATCCTTGTGTATTCACTGCCCAAATATGAACAGCCAATGTTTCTGCCGGCCTGAAAATATTCAATGGCGAAATTGGCGAGAATGGATTCCAATCCATGTAGTTCAATCTTGGTGTTGAAAGACCTGCTGTGAAAAGTAAGGCTGCAGCTTCTCCAAATACCCGCCCTGATGCCAGAATGGCTCCTGTCAAAATGGAAGGAAACGCAGAAGGAAGCAATACTTTCTTAATCGTATGCCAATGTGTGATTCCAAGCGCAAGGCTTGCCTCTTTTAAATCATTAGGAAGATTCCTGATGGCGTCTTCGCTCACACGCACCATGACAGGAAGATTGAATACAGTAAGGGCTAACGCTCCTCCGATAATTGTATATCCCCAGCCTGTTAAATTAACAAACATCAATAAACCAAACATCCCGATGACAATGGATGGGAGTGAAGCAAGGACTTCAATGCATGAGCGAATCGTATTTGTCACTCTCCCCGGTTTTGCATATTCAGCCATATAAATTCCTCCGCCTAAACCAAGCGGAACGGTAATGATCATTGTGATGACTAAAATATAAATCGAGTTGAATAACTGATCACGAATCCCGCCTCCTGCGCGGATGGAGCTTGAAGGCGATGTGATGAAACTCCATGATATATGTGAAACTCCGTTGACTAATATATATCCGAATAAACTTGCCAGGATGGTAATGATAATGACTGCAATGAGTCCGAATACCCCTGTGGCAATGCGATCTGCAACTTTGCTGTTCATTATAATTTCCTCCTTGACGCCAGGTAGCGAATGAGCAGAATGAAGCCAAATGACATGATCAACAGAATCAAGCCCATGGACCATAGCGTGTTATTCTCAACACTTCCATATGTGGTATTACCCATATTTAGAGTGATGATTGTCGTTAACGTTGCTGCTGTATCCAAGATACTCGTTGGGAGATCGCGTGAATTTCCGATGACCATTTGAACAGCCAATGCTTCTCCAAACGCTCTTGCCATCCCAAGGACAATGGCGGTCAACAATGATGGAAGTGCAGCTGGAATCAATACTTTTTTGATTGTCTGCCATCTTGTAGCGCCTAAGGCAAGGGATCCTTCTCTAAGGTTTTTAGGCAATGTTGCCATGGCATCTGTAGCAATCGTCGTGACTGTCGGAAGGATCATGACGGAAAGGACGATGGTGCCGGACAAGAGTCCAAATCCTAAACCTCCAATATGGCTGCGAACAAATGGCACTAATACTGTAAGTCCTATGAATCCATAAACGACTGAAGGAATACCGACTAAAAGCTCTACTATTGGCTGCAGTATTTTTCTTCCCCAGGAAGGTGCGATTTCAGTCATGAATATCGCTGCGCCAATTCCGAGAGGAGCTGCAATGATTGCTGACAGGACAGTGACAGCAAAGGATCCAACAATAAACGTTAGAGCACCATATTCGGGATTCTCTTTCAAAGGATTCCAATCGGAACTGGTTAAGAATTCAATTGGATTTACACCATTTTTAAAAAATGCCTGCAATCCTTTTGTGCCTAAGAAAATCGTGATGGCAATCGTTGCTGCAATCATGATGACAGCACATAGGGTCACTAGCATTCTTCCTCTGAATTCCCCGTTCATTTTCGTCTTACTCGATTTTAGTAATCGTTTAGAAGCAGGAACCGTTTTTTCCATTATTATTACACCCCTAATACAACATTAGATTCTGAATAGGGACTACAACAAACTCCCTCCCTATTACAATGATCTGAAATAAACTCATGCATAAACATAGATGGAGGGTAAATGCTTGCAGCATTTACCCACACCTTTTTTATCAACTTTTGTCAATGATTATTTGTTGCTCATTTTCCCTTCAGCATCACGTTCTACCTTCATTTTAGAAGCAGGAATGTAGCCTTGGTCTGGAACTAAGCTTTCTTGCACATCTTTGCTCATCATATAATCGATGAATGCTTTGGCAAGACCGTCAGCTTTTCCTTTAGTGTAAGAATGCTCGTATGCCCAGATTGGGAATTTACCGTTTTGAACATTTTCATCAGTCGGTTCTACACCATCAATGGATAGTGGAGTTGCTTGGTCACCTTTTAGGTAAGAGAAAGCAAGATATCCGATTGCACCGTCAGTTTCGTTGATAATCTTTAATACTGTATTGTTTGCATCTTCAGTGATTCCTTCTGCAGGAGTCGCTCCATCCAATGCGTATTTAACGAATGTAGCACGAGTACCGGATGAATCAGGACGGTTTACAAGAACGATTTTTTGATCTTTTCCGCCAAGATCTTTCCAGTTAGTGATTTTTCCTGTGAATACTTTGATTAGATCTTCTTTTGAAATATTTTTAATGCCTACTTTAGGGTTGACTGCTGCAGTCATACCAACAACTGCTACTTTATGATCTTCCAATTTGTCAGCTGGAATTCCATCCTTCTCTTCAGCAAATACATCAGAGTTTCCGATTTGTACAGATCCTTCTGCTACTTGAGAAAGTCCTGTTCCAGATCCGCCGGCATTTACTTGAACATCAACACTTGGATTATCATTCATGAATTCTTCAGCTGCTGCTGCAACCAATGGCTGCATAGCAGAAGAACCGGAAATCACTAATGAACCTGATAATTCTTTTCCGTCTTTACCGCCTGATGCTCCATCTTTAGCTCCGCCGCATGCTGCTGCAAAAACTGCTACCATTGCAACGGTTAAAATCAATCCGAGTTTTTTAAGGTTTTTCATTCCTTTATTCCCCCTAAGGCTGTGGTTGTTTTGTCCTACATGACTAAGATTAAACGACGACTATTAACTTGGTTTTAACTGAATGTTAAGCTTTTGTAAATTCGACAAAAACTTAATCCTGCTTATTTTTTCCCATAATAAAAAAACATCCGGCATTTGCCGGATGTCAATTAGTCGAATCGTTTTGCGGGGCACCACTGTCATTCTCTTTTCTTGCTTTCGCTTGCCCTTTTTCAACTTCATCAATATTTTCTACCTTTTGAATGGAGGTTGCTTTATCCAATCCTTTTTCCTGACGCTCTTTTTTAATATCAAAATAAGCATCAAGAATCTTTTTGCCGATATTCGTATTGGTCCTCGGGTTTTTTGGATCATCTTGATATGCCCATGGAACCACTACAGAGAAGGCGACTTCAGGATGGTCATTCGGTGCATATCCTGCAAGTGTCAAGTTCCACGTCATCGGAACATCTTTTCCTGCTTTAACAAAATCCTGGCGTTTTGGTCCATCATACAAGCCTTCCGCCGTTCCTGTTTTGGCAGCTGGCTTATAGTTTGTCGGATGGGAAGAAACAGTTCCTGCGTAAAAAGCAGAATAAGCTGTACCGCCCTGTTCCTGTGCCACTAATCTAAATCCTTCTTTGACACGGTCGATCCAGCTTGGCTTCATATCAAGCCTGTTAAGAACCTTAGGCTCAACTTCTTCAACGATTGGACCCATTTCACCGGATTTTTCAACCGGTTCCCTGATTTCCTTCACAATATGGGGCTGCATTCTATAGCCGCCATTTGCAATGGTAGAGATATATTGCGCCAATTGTAAAGGAGTATAAGTATCGAACTGGCCGATGGCAAAGTCAAGAAGAAGTCCAGGTGCCTGTGTATATCCTTCATAGCCTACCTGTTCTCCCGGGAGATCGATTCCCGTTCTCGAACCCAGTCCAAATTGTTTAAAGCTGTTTCTCATCGTGTCAAAGGCATCCATATTGATATGAAGAGGCTCATTTGGCCTATAGACGCCTCCCCCGATTTTAATCGCTGTTTTGAACATGTACACGTTGGATGAAAATTTCAGTGCCTGCAGATCATTGATCAAACCGAAGTTCTTATAGGAGCTTTTCTCTTTCGTTCCTTTAATTAATAATGGTTCATCGAAAATTTTCTGCCCAGGCTCCAATGCACCTGTTCTGTAGCCTGTCAAAACAGTCGCTCCTTTGACAGCGGATCCCATGGCATAGGATGTCGTGAAATTCCCAAGAGAAAAGTCATTCAGAACTGGCTTTTTCGTCTTTTCATCTATTTCATATTGTTTTCCGGCCATGGCCAATATTTCACCTGTATACGGATCCATCATGGTGACAAATGCCCGATCAAGCAGCTCATGTCCCGGGGTTGATTTTGCCTTCATCAATTCTTCTTCAATGATTTGCTCCACACGTTTTTGAAGTTCGATATCGATGGATAAAACTAGATCCTTCCCTCTTTGGCCTTCTGTAATCGTCTCGGTGTCAATCACATTTCCTTCTTTATCCGTGACATTCTTCACTTTGGCTTTTGTTCCTTGGAGGACATCTTCATACTGCTGTTCGATATAGCTCGTCCCAACCCTGTCATTACGGCTGTATCCCCGGGCTACATAGTAATCAGCAAGCTCTCTCGGAAGTCCTTGGTCTGAATTTGACACTTTCCCAAGTATTGATTTCAAAGTTGTCCCATAAGCATAGTAGCGGTCCCAGTCCGTCGTTATATCAACTCCCGGCAGAGAACTCAAATGTTCACTTACTACCGCGAACTCTTTAGGTGTCACACCTTTATTTTTGATGATTTGAGGAACCAGGTTATATCCGCTGATCATTTCCCTGTAGATGGCAAGAATCTCCAAATCATCTTTAGAAAGGGATTTTAATTCTTTTTCCGTTATTCGATCGAGCTGGAGCTGATAAAGCTCCTTATCATCGATTTGTTTATTCTGATATTTTTGACGCTCTGCAGCTGTGATTTTCTTCTCTGCCTGTTTAGGATGTTTAAGAATCCAATAATCCTTTTTTTCCCTTTCTGTCACTTTATCTGCAGGCTTATCAATAATCTTGGCCAATTTTTTCGCAACATCTAATTCTTCTTCCTGTGTCGTCGATTGTGTCCTCGTATATGTAATAGCATTTAATGGGGTATTATCGACAACAGCCTTCCCATTTGTATCGAATATCTTTCCTCTCGGTACAGATGTATCGACAGTTACATCTTCTGTCCGTTGGATTTCTCGTTTAAAGTCTTCACCAAACACAATCTGGACAACACCCAGTCTTAAGATCAATGCGGAAAACAGCAAAAAGACAACAAAAAACAACACATTCATCCGAAAAGGAACATGTGTCTTTTTCTTCTTTTTCGTTTTTTTCAATCTATACAATCCTTCCTTCGTTAAAGATACAAGGGTCTTCTCCTCATTGTAAAAGAAACATGGAGGTTTTTCTATAGTCGAAAGGTTCTTTTACTCTGCATATATCTAGCAAATTAGGTATTTTCCATCCATTTTTAAAAAGGCGGCCATCATCCAAAGCTATCATTACTGGCAATGTCCGCCAAGAATTGCATTAAGTCCTGGGAGAAGGAAGTGGTTCATCAAGATGAATTCTCCTTATAAACAAATAGATGCAAGCATGCCCCGCCCCAAGAACGGCAAGGAGAATCGGGATGCTCTTTGCTTCATCAAATTGCGTGACAGCAATAATGAACATTAAAATGGATGTAATTCTTCCTCCATTTAAAAACAGTTCCCTGACTACGATATACTCGATCCGCATTTCAGCTGCTTTCCACCCTCTGCCGATGACGTCGTAAGTAGTTGAAATATAAGGTACGAGCAGCATCGGATAAGCAATCGCAATCGTTCCTGCATATAAAAGAAGCCTTGGGTAGGTCACATCGAAAATGATGAGGAAAATCGCTCCATACAAGATCAGCCCGCCTAGCATAATTGCCCGTTTCCTGTATTGCTTTTTGATGATTCGGGATGCAGCATAATAAGCAATGAAGGAAACCCCGGAATTAATCAATCCAAAAGTACCAAGGGCAAATTCACTTTTTGTCGTAATGAAAACAAAGACTGAGATGATAAATAAGAAGGTACCTTCCCGCAGTCCTTGGAAAAAGTGGGCACTCGTAATCAAACTCCAATTTTTATTGTATTTTCTTTCTTCCAGGATTCTCTTGAACAAGTATTTACCTTCTGATGGGCGTCTTCTTAGTGAAAAACTCAAGACCACCGCCAGCGAAAAAAGAAACAAGGATATGCCAAAAACAATTGTATACCCCTTATAAGATATAAACCTTGATATGATCGCCCCAGCGAGTACAGGTCCGATCATCCCTCCAGCGGAAGTCAATGTCCCTAAAAACCCATTAAAGAAATCCCTTGTTTCCGGTTCTGTTATCTCAAAAGTCAAGACATTGAATGCAAGCCAGTAAAACCCATATCCAACACCTAAAAGGGCCCCAAGCACAAATAAATAATGAGCCGCATGCTCGCCTACCAAAAGCACTACGATGTAAAATATGGCCAAAAAAATGACTCCGATCCTCAGTACGATCACCCGATCAATCTTCTTGGCCCATCTCCCCGCCAAGATAAAAGTCAGGGGCTGAAAAATGACGATGCTTAAATTATATATCCCTAAATCCACAAACTCTCCAGTCTGCTTCCACAAATATATATTCACAAATGTATTTGATAAAGAAATACTCAAGGAGTAAATGCCGCCTATCAAAATAAGCAGCGTCAAATCCTTGGTCAATTCCACTTCACCGGTCCATCTAAATTTTTTACTCATAAAAAAACTCCCCTTTTTCTTCAAACTTAGGGTTTGAAAGAACAAGGTCCCTTATTCAATGACAGGAGAATTGACAAAAATAGGGAACTACCAAAAGTGCAAGCGCCTTGATCAGCCCCGACCAGCGTAAGACGGAACTCGAAGGAAATCCTGATTTCCGTAGAGGTGCGGCTTATGACCTCGAGGGGCTAGGCGCTGGAGCTGGACGTATATTAACTTCCTTCAAATTTAAACACAAGGTAAGCAACATTTTTTTAGTTCCTAAACGATAAAAAAGCTGCCCGCCAATTGCTTGACGGACAGCCGTTATTCATTTAATGGAATTACTTCGCTGCTGCGAAACGCTTGTTCACTTCATCCCAATTAACAACATTCCAGAATGCTGAGATGTAGTCAGGACGACGGTTTTGGTAGTTCAAGTAGTAAGCATGCTCCCAAACGTCCAAACCTAATACAGGAGTTTTGCCTTCCATCAATGGAGAGTCTTGGTTAGGTGTGCTAGTCACTTCCAACTCGCCATTGTTCACAACAAGCCAAGCCCAGCCAGAACCGAAACGGCCAGCTGCTGCAGCTGCAAATTCTTCTTGGAATTTGTCGTAGCTGCCGAATTTGCTGTTGATAGCTTCAGCAATC from Falsibacillus pallidus encodes the following:
- a CDS encoding glycosyltransferase family 4 protein; the encoded protein is MKAESEVSIIFFKQTDDNFLSINISDKREYAGSLAASYLMTLQEIEKSEMQSIFLVINPKDLQLFEEEDFRKNAEEWMLRSFKETSHCSKHEMGEIYSQWIHHKRNIVEAIKSFIDSGKAIGVPTAIKKIPFTHYKSRISIQEQIRQSKSLWKEFFHYEPNGFWLPKCAFMPGIEQQLIENDIQYVFAGKMGIQMAEPKRDSQPSIIQTPQGLKIIGIKENQKISNEHTELFQLDYTGPFSEMMLKETEWPIGVPGFTYLGMESGTAILSDEELLDLMKIHRSEKEAAWHDSKQVDGQPDSFTALLLSWEYPPNIVGGLSKHVAELAAGMSNKGIKVIILTAGSRGLPEFENIDGLHIYRVCPIHENEPEFIDWVAGLNIEMIQTACKIIKEESVQVIHAHDWLVSSAAGYLKKHFRLPLVTTIHSTENGRNNGIYNEIQSFIHEKEKELIHLSDEVIVCSDYMKAEVREQFDLLESHMIPNGIKISSLKTVPQGTCGLESWINGRKLVFSIGRMVGEKGFQTVIEAAEKMADERSTICFILAGKGPLLAHYRQMGANRGLEDFVQFPGFISEEEKNRLFQMASVSVFPSLYEPFGIVALEAMAAKSPLIVTNTGGLKGIVQNGVSGQLVEPDDSKELAAAITEVIQSPAFAKKLAENAYKMAESLFGWDRICNQTIDVYKDLWLKLRVQDPVQVK
- a CDS encoding DUF4912 domain-containing protein, which produces MIAEIKQLREQGLSFRKIAKELNMTVGKVQYSWVKYQKASESQKEENDSARKMRIGKVRSMSRIPASPGNYLHVLYSSGTRVLCYWHFDERVTGAVIDYYGREKVGTALVMRVYYDGVNSESIQEIMIPPNADHWFLSELTPGNTCYIELGLLIESISRFLPLLKSESISVLSNDAGTERNRLTAEPAWGSNVSTYSYYSGQMNQSGRNGGGSNES
- the phoU gene encoding phosphate signaling complex protein PhoU encodes the protein MNVRTNFDQNLKQLKELLLEMADISQKALRDSIEALKAQNLEKAKDIIAGDNIVDRMDDEVNAKAMALIAKESPVASDLRKIIVAIKVSSEVERIGDMAVNIAKSTLHIGTEKHIKKIVDIPKMAEMALDMLSASLASFYSEDVTLARDTAEKDDAVDAMYGELIQELMGYIPEHPTAINQITQLAFTCRYIERVADHATNISENVIFLVTGKRFDLNA
- the pstB gene encoding phosphate ABC transporter ATP-binding protein PstB; translated protein: MISAISQRQVFNVNDLNLWYGNNQALKNIQFDVNENEVTAIIGPSGCGKSTFIKTLNLMIQMVPNVKMSGEILFDGKNILSNKVDLVELRKNVGMVFQKGNPFPQSIYDNVTYGPKIHGTKKKGVLDEIVEKSLKDVALWDEVKDRLNAPALGLSGGQQQRLCIARALATKPEVLLMDEPTSALDPISTMKIEELVLELKEKYTIVMVTHNMQQASRVSDKTAFFLMGELVEMDNTEKIFSNPEDKRTEDYVTGRFG
- the pstB gene encoding phosphate ABC transporter ATP-binding protein PstB, which translates into the protein MTEIKSEVNNRKNSLQESILKVEDLSIFYGEKRAVNSISLDIQKNAVTALIGPSGCGKSTFLRSINRMNDLIPIARSEGKILYDDVNLLDEKIDVVALRKEIGMVFQKPNPFPKSIYENITHALKFYGIRKKSLLDNAVEESLTKAALWDEVKDRLHTSALSLSGGQQQRLCIARTIAMKPSVMLLDEPSSALDPISNAKVEELIQDLKKDYSIVIVTHNMGQASRISDKTAFFYNGDLIEYDDTETIFTNPSVKRTEEYISGRFG
- the pstA gene encoding phosphate ABC transporter permease PstA → MNSKVADRIATGVFGLIAVIIITILASLFGYILVNGVSHISWSFITSPSSSIRAGGGIRDQLFNSIYILVITMIITVPLGLGGGIYMAEYAKPGRVTNTIRSCIEVLASLPSIVIGMFGLLMFVNLTGWGYTIIGGALALTVFNLPVMVRVSEDAIRNLPNDLKEASLALGITHWHTIKKVLLPSAFPSILTGAILASGRVFGEAAALLFTAGLSTPRLNYMDWNPFSPISPLNIFRPAETLAVHIWAVNTQGLIPDAKEISAGASAVLIIAVLIFNLSARWIGSIIHKKMTANK